The stretch of DNA GTGGAGCCTGCGCCCAGCACGAGGCGGAAGATGATACCCGTGACCGCTTGCGCGGCGCCGGTAGCGACCAGCAGCACGATGCCGAACAGGATCAGCACGCCGATGATCCGCCACGTCATGCCCTTCGTGAGCTGGATCGACCGACGGATCGCACCGACGCCGAGGCGTTCGTTGAGGATGACCGGATTGAGCAGCACCAGTCGCGCGCCGATCCAGAGCAGGACGAGCAGATAGGCCAGCCCGTAAAGCGCGGTGAAGCTGGCGGCACTGACGCTGGGCGGTGTCATCTGCGCGCTCGATCCGTTCGCCGCGGCGGCGAAGTCGAAGCCGGACTGGACCAGCACGACGATCGGCGGCACCGCAAGCAGGACCGCGACGATCGTCAACAGGACGGTAATGCCCAGCGCCGGGAGCACGCGCGCGCTGCCCTGGCGACGCGCGGATGCGGCGTCGACCGCAGGATCGGTCGCGATCGCGACGATGGCGAGTTGCGCCCAGACCAACGCGACGAGCGCGCCGATCGTCAGGACTGCGCCGACCAGCATCGAAAGGGGATTCGTGCGCGACGAGAATGCGACGAAACCATCGCGCACGACCGTCGGCAATAATATCCCGAGCACCGCGATCCGCGCGATCATGCCGGTGCGTCCGTTGAGCACCTCGACCGTACGATCCCAGACCGTTCCCATCTTCACGCGTGCATTGACCATGCCCGTCGTCGCCATGCCCGTGCTCCCACCATTCCCGTTCCTGCGCGAGGTAGCCCAAGCCCTCGCGCTTGACCACATGGTTGCAACGCGCGCCGCAGTTGCATCTTCGGGTCCGGGTGCGCAATTGGGACCGGTGACCACCCCTCTCCTCTCCGATATCGAATGGCGGACCAGCGCCGGCCTCACCCCCTATGCGGATGCACTGGCCGAAATGGAGACGCGGGCAGCCGCGGTCGGCGCAGGCCAGGCGCGCGAGCTCTTGTGGATGCTCGAACACCCGCCGGTCTACACCGCGGGGACCAGCGCCGAGCCCGGCGACCTGATCGATGCACGCTTTCCCGTGATCCCGACGGGGCGTGGCGGAAAATACACCTATCACGGGCCGGGGCAGCGGATCGGCTATGTCGTGCTCGACCTCACCAAGCGCGGGCGCGACGTGCGGTGCTACGTCCACGCGCTGGAATCCTGGGTGATCGCGGCGCTTGGCGCGCTTGGCGTCGAGGCGTTTGCGGTCGATGGGCGGGTCGGCATCTGGACGCTCGATCGGGGCCGCGAGGCGAAGATCGGCGCGATCGGCGTGCGCGTGAAGCGCTGGGTGACGCTGCATGGCTTCTCGGTCAACGTCGCCCCGGACCTGTCGCACTTCGGTGGCATCGTGCCGTGCGGCCTGCCCGATTACGGGGTTACCAGCCTGCAATCGCTTGGCATTCGGGCCGACCTTGCAACTTTCGACGATGCCCTGGCGTTGACGACCGATGCTTTCCTTAAAACAGTTTCTTGTCCTTGAGAAAACGAGGCTTGAGGGCAAAGCGTTATCGGATTAATGTCCACTACGATTTGGGTATTAAGGGCGAGCAGCCAGCCAAATCCTCTTTCTAGGGAGCTTCCACATGCGTGCACTCATTTCCAAGGTTCTGACCGGTTCGCTGATCGCCAGCGCAGCACTTGCCGTTTCGGCTTGCGGTCCGAAGACCGAGACGACCACCGACAACACGATGGTCACCGACATGAACGCCACTGAAGGCATGGACACCATGACTGACAACATGACCGCAGTCGACGGTGCGTCGAACGGTGGCATGATGGCAAACGACACCATGATGGCGAACGACACGATGATGTCGAACGACACCATGATGACCAACAACGCAATGTAATCCCTTGGCGATCGCCCGTTTAGGCGGGCGGTCTCCAACCGGACTTACGTGGTGTGAAGGGCCGCCCGGGCAACCGGGCGGCCCTTTCTCTTGGTCGGGACGGAATGTGCGATCCTCGCCCGCCCGGGGACGATTGATCGGAGCGATTCCCCTGCGGCCGGACGTCGTTTCGGATGCGGCGAATCGAGTTCTGTGGCTTGGTGAAAACTCCGTGCTTGCGATTGCGGGAAAAGGTTAAAATCGCTTGGGAGTTTCTGCGAAACGCTTTAGATTCGATCACTTGGAATGCCCCGGGGAGGTTGGAATGAAGGTGTTGCGTACCGCGCTCGCGCTTTGCGTAGCGTCGAGCGGGCTCGCTATGGCGCAGTCGGCGTCGGCGCAGTTCTTTTTGCAGTCGCGCGATTTCTCGGGCGCAGCGGTGACCGGCGAGGAATCCGATCTCGGCCAGCCTCTGCCTGGCGCGACGTCGGCGGAAATGCGCGCGGCGTTGGTGTGGCACATGCGCGCGGCACTGAACGTCGCAGCATTGCAGTGCCAGTTCGAACCGACGCTTTTGACCGTGCCGAACTACAACTCGATCCTGGCGGACCACGGCGAGGAGCTGAAGGGGGCGTTCGATACGCTGACCAAATACTTCGTTCGCGTGAACAAGGCGGCGGGCCCCAAGGCTGGCCAGACCGCGCTGGATCAGTTCGGCACGCGCACCTATTCGAGCTTCGCCACCGTGGCGGCGCAATACGGCTTTTGCCAGACCGCCGGATCGATCGGGCGTGATGCGGTGTTCGCACCCCGCGGTCATTTCGCCGAGGTCGCCCTGGCCCGCTCACGCGAGTTGCGCAACAGCCTGATCCCGTGGGGCGAGCAGCGCTTCCCGCGGTATATCGGCCGCGAACGCTCGGCGCCCATGATGATCCGCCTCGACCCGATCTGCTGGAACAAGAAGGGCGAATGGGTCGACAAGAAGTGTGGCGCGCAGAACTGGCCACCGGTCGGTCTGGGGATGGCGACGCGCTAAGTTTGCCGCTTGAGGGTCGGGTGATCCGAGGGTGCGGGTGCACCCTCGCCCTTCGCACCCGGCACGTCGGTTAGCGCAGGCCGAGCAGCTTGTGCGTCTGGAGCGACAGCCGCCACTGGGGGCGTTCCATGACCAGATCCACGCACGCCTCGCGGTTGGCGTCGGCGCGTGGATCGTCGAGCGGCTGAAGCAGGAAGTGCGCGAAGTCCCACGTCTCGACCTCGTGGATATCACTGCCCGGCTGCGGCCAGACCAGCTTCAGTTCGTGTCCGGTGCGCTGGACGACGACGCTGCCCGCCTTGGGGCTAATGCAGATCCAGTCGATACCGGGGTGCGCGGGAATCGTGCCGTTGCTCTCCATCGCGATCCGGAAGCCCTCGGCGTGCAGCGCATCGACGATCGCGTCGTCGATCTGCAGCATGGGCTCGCCACCGGTCAGGACGACGAACCGGTCGCGGAGGCCCTCGCCCCAGAAGCCCGCAACCGCCGCCGCCAGCGCCTGCGCATCGGCGAACTTGCCGCCGCCGAGCCCATCGGTGCCGACGAATTCGGTATCGCAGAACCTGCACACAGCGGTTGCACGATCCTGTTCGCGGCCCGACCACAGGTTGCAACCGGCGAACCGCACGAACACCGCGCGGCGACCGGCGTTCACGCCTTCACCCTGCAACGTGAGGAACATTTCCTTGACGGCGTAGCTCATCGATCAGGCCGGCCCGGATCCGGGACGCACCGCGTAGACGGTCGGATCGGCGATCCCGGCGTCCTCGAATCCCTTGGATCGCAGGCGGCAACTGTCGCACAGGCCGCAATGCGCACCGGCGGGCGTCGGATCGTAGCACGACCAGCTAAGCCCGAGATCGAGCCCGAGACGCGTGCCTTCGCGGACGATATCCGCCTTGGTCATCATCTGGAGCGGCGCCTGGATACGGAACGGCTCGCCTTCGACGCCAGCCTTGGTGGCGAGTTCGGCCAAGCCTTCGAACGCGGCGATGAACTCCGGGCGGCAATCGGGATAGCCGGAATAATCGAGAGCGTTGACGCCGATATAGATGTCGCGTGCGCCCGCGGCCTCGGCCCAGCCGAGTGCGAGGCTGAGGAAGATCGTGTTGCGCGCGGGCACATAGGTGACGGGAATACCGCCGCCGTCCTCGGTCCCTGCGCCGTCCTTCGGCACGTCGATGTCGGCGGTCAGCGCGGAGCCGCCGAACGCAGACAGGTCCATTGGCAGGACGATATGGCGTTCGACACCGAGCGCGGCGGCGACGCGGCGCGCGGCATCGAGTTCGATCCGGTGGCGCTGATTATAGTCGAACGACAGCGCGAGCACGCGCTGGCCGGCTTCACGCGCAAGTGCGGCGGATACCATCGAGTCGAGCCCGCCCGAGACGAGGGCGACCGCAAAGGGAGCAGGGGATGTCATGATGCGTGTTCGCTAGGCCAGCGCGCGCAAAAAAGAAAGGGCCGCCCGGTGGAGCGGCCCCAAGTTTGGCGCGGACGTGCGCCACAAGGGAGAAAACGTGCTGAATAAGAGCACCGGATCAGGGGTAATGCCGAGACGTGAAAACGACGTTAACGGGCACGTCCCCTCTCCCCTCAGGGAGAGGAAGGGAGGAGCCGTAGGCGACGGAAGGGTGAGGGCACGTTTGGGCCACACCCGTGCCCTCACCCTCCCACGCTTCGCGCGGGCCCCTCCCTCTCCCCTTCAGGGAGAGGGGTTAGGCCTCGACCGGTACTGGGAATTTCTTCGCGCAGAACGCGCAGTCGACGATGATGAAGCCGGTCTCGTCCGCCATCGACTGGCGTTCCTCCAGCGGGAATTTCGAGATCACGCCCTTGATGTACTCCGGATCGCAGCGGCAGCCACGCGTGATGGGGATATCCGCGAGGATGCGGACGTCCTGCTCCTCGTTGAACAGCCGCCACACCAGCGTCTCCAGCGGAAGCGCGGCGTCGGTCAGCTCGTCCGCCCCGATCGTGCTGCCGAGCGTGGCGACATGCTCCCATTCGGGATGGTCGAGCTTGGTATGCAGCCGCTCGCGCCCGTCCTCGCCCTCGGGAAGGTGCTGGAGGAACAGGCCACCCGCGACGCAGCGGCCGTCGGGGCCCTTGGCCATGCCGGTGCGGACCATCGTCGGGATCTGCTCGGACTGGGTGAAATAGCTCTGCGCGGCCTGCGACAGCGTGTCGCCGTCGAGCGGGACGATGCCCTGATAGCGCTCGTTGCTGCTCGCCATGTCGAAGGTGATGGCGAGATAGCCCGCGCCGAACAGCGCGAACAGCGACGGTTCGGCAGGCGCTTCGGCGAGCTTGTCCGCGTCATATTCGATGTAGCCGCGGACTTCGCCGCCGCGGTAATCGCAGACCAGCAGCTGGACGACTCCATTGTCGGTGCGCGTCTGCATCGTCAGCTGGCCGCTGGCGTCCTTCAGCGTCGCGCCGATCAGCGCGGCGAGCGTCAGCGCCTCGGCGAGCAGCTTCTCGATCGCAGGCGGATAGGCGTGCGCGGCGAGCACCTCGTCGAGTGCGGTGCCGAGCCGGACGATCCGGCCGCGGGCGCTGCGCGCAGGGATCGCAAAGGCCAGCGCGCGGTCGAGATCGGTCATGTTGGGGTCGTTCACCATCGTTCCTTCGTCATTCCCCATCGCGTCGTCATCCCCGCGCAGGCGGGGGATCCAGAGCGGCAAACGCTCACGGTCTCAACGCCGGCTCGGAGGTTATGGGTTCCCGCCTCCGCGGGAATGACGGAAATGGGGGCGCGCGGGCGTCCGATCAACCAATCTGCCCGAAGCACCAGCGCAGCACCGATTTCTGTGCGTGGAGACGGTTCTCCGCCTCCTGCCAGATCAGTGACTGCGGGCCGTCGATCACCTCGGGCGTGACCTCCTCGCCTCGGTGCGCGGGCAGGCAATGGAGAAACTTCGCATCGGGCGTGGCCATCGCCATCAGCGCGGCGTCGACCTGATACGGCGTCAGTGCCGCCAGCTTGGTCTCGGCGTGCGCCTGCCCCATCGAGATCCAGGTATCGGTGACGACGATATCCGCGCCCTCGACCGCCTCGCGCGGATCGGAGACGACGCGCGCCCTGCCCGACGCGCGAACGATCGCCTCTTCCGCCGGCTGAAACCCCTGCGGGCACGCGGCGACGACGTCGAACTGCATCAGCCCGGCGGCCTCGACGATCGAGGCGAGCACGTTGTTGCCGTCACCAAGCCACGCGACCTTGAGGCCAGGCAGCGTCTTGCCGCTCTCGATGATCGTCAGCAGGTCGGCCATGATCTGGCACGGGTGCGACGCGTCGGTCAGGCCGTTGATGACGGGGACGCTGGCGTAATGCGCCATCTCCTCGATCTTGGCGTGATCGTCGGTGCGGATCATGATCGCGTCGACATAGCCCGACAGGATGCGCGCGGTGTCGGCGATGGACTCACCGCGCCCGAGCTGCATCGAGCCGCCGTCGGACACGATCGACGTGCCGCCGAGCTGACGGATCGCCATGTCGAACGAAAAGCGCGTCCGGGTGGAGCTCTTCTCGAAAACCATCGCGAGGGTGTGGCCGGCGAGCGGCGCGTCGGCATCGGCGCGGCCCTTGGGAAAGCCGGCGCGGGCGGCCTTGCGATCGAGTGCGTCGGCCAGCATCGCGGCGATGCCGTCGGCGCCGGCGTCGGTTAGATTCAGGAAATGGCGGGTCATATTATCCTCCCCGGCACGGGGAGGGGGACCGTTCGCATGGCGAATGGTGGAGGGGGTCCTCCACGAACGCAACACGTCGGGGCGATCCCCCTCCACCATGCTTCGCATGGTCGCCCTCCCCATACCGGGGAGGATCAGTTCAATCGTCGGCGGCGGGCACGTAGACGCGCGCGGCGGTCGACAGCTTGTCGAGGCACTCGGCGATATGGCTCTCGTCGATCACCAGCGGCGGCAGGATGCGGATGACGTTCTCGCCCGCCGATACCAGCAGCAGATTGTGGTGATCGCGCGCGAACGCGACGAACGCGCGGCTGTCGCTCTTGAGCTTCAGCCCGAGCATCAGCCCGGTACCACGGACGCTGTCGAACAGATGATCGTGGTTGGGGATCATCTGCTCGAGCCCCTGCCGCAACCGATCGCCCATCGCGGTCACGTGCGCCAGGAACCCGTCCTCAAGGATGACGTCGAGGATCGCCTCGCCCGCCGCCATCGCGAGCGGGTTTCCGCCATAGGTCGAGCCGTGCGTGCCCGCGACCATGCCCTTGGCCGCCTCTTCGGTCGCGAGGCACGCGCCGAGCGGGAAGCCGCCGCCAATGCCCTTGGCGACCGACATGATGTCGGGGGTGATGCCGTACAGCTCGTGCGCGAAGAACTTGCCGGTCCGGCCATAGCCGCACTGGACCTCGTCGAGAACGAGCAGCAGGCCGTGCTCGTCGCACGCCTTGCGCAAGCCGGTGAGGAACTCGTGGCTCGCCTGGCGGATGCCGCCCTCGCCCTGGATCGGCTCGACCAGGAAGCCCGCTGTGTTGTCGTCGATCAGCGCGAGCGCGCCTTCGAGATCGTTGAACTTGGCGTAGGCGAATCCGGGCAGCAGCGGCTCGAACCCGTCGCGCATCTTGGCCTGGTTGGTCGCCGAGATCGCGCCCAGCGTGCGGCCGTGGAACGCAGTGTCGAACGTGATCAGCGTGTGACGCTCAGGGTTGCCGTTGGCAAAATGATAGCGCCGCGCGGTCTTGATCGCGCACTCGACCGCTTCCGCGCCCGAGTTGGTGAAGAACACGGTGTCGGCGAAAGTGTTGTTGACGAGACGCTGCGCGAGATGCTCGCCCTGCGGCGACCCATAGAGGTTCGACACGTGCATCAGCGTCGCCGCCTGCTCCGCGATCGCCTTGGTCAGATGCGGGTGGGCATGGCCGAGCGCGTTGACCGCGATGCCGCTGGCGAAATCGAGATATTGCTGGCCGTCCTCACCGAAGAGGTACGCGCCCTCGCCTCGGACCGGACGCACGCCACACCGCGGGTAGACGGGCATGAGCGGGGTGATGGTCACAGGCGCTTCCTCTTCGAAACGAGAAGGGCGGCCCCGATGGACCGCCCGGAATGCCTAATACGGGCGGTGAGGGAGGTGCGTCAACCTTGGCCGAACGTGGCGCGGCTCAGACCTTGGCCTGTCGCAGCGCCTCGTTCATCCGCGACTGCCACCCCGGGCCGGTGGCCTTGAACTTGTCGAGCACGTCCGGATCTAGGCGGAGGGTCACCGTCTTCTTGGTCGGCGCGGCCTGCGGCCCGCGGCGGCGTACCAGCAGCGCGGCGACTTCGGGGGGCAGGACTTCGGATGCGGGGCGGGCCTTGGCGAAATCCTCCTCGGTCCACTCGGGATTCTCGTCGAAGTCGGGCGGTGGCGGCATCTTATTCATAACGCCGCATCTCCTTTTCATGCGCTCGTCGAAAACTGATGAGGCGGATCGTCGCCTCTCTCCGCATGAAGACGATACAGAAACCGCGGCCAGCGATCCGGCCATACGCACGGTAGCGAACTTCCCCATATTCGTATCGACCGTCGATCCTGACGATCGGATCATCGTCGAACCCTGCGAACGCCGCCAGAGACACGCCATGCTTGGCGATGTTGGCTGCGTCTTTTGCAGGGTCGAACGTAAACTCCACTTAAGCTCACCCCGCCAAATTGGCAATACGATTTGCACCTCACGCGTCGATCGCTTCCTCGTCCATCCGGCCCGCATTCTCCTGGATGAAGGCGAAGCGGTGCGCCGGGTTGTTGCCCATCAGGCGGTCGACCAGGTCCTTGACCTGCGCGCGCTCCTCATATTCCTGCGGGAGCGTGATGCGGAGCATGCCGCGCGTTGCGGGGTCCATCGTGGTTTCGCGGAGCTGGCTCGGGTTCATCTCGCCGAGGCCCTTGAAGCGGCCGACGTCGACCTTCTTGCCCTTGAACACGGTGCGTTCGAGTTCGGCGCGGTGCGCGTCGTCGCGGGCGTAGACGCTCTTGGTGCCGACGGTCAGGCGGTAGAGCGGCGGTTGCGCGAGATAGAGGTGCCCGCGGCGGACGAGTTCGGGCATCTCCTGGAAGAAGAACGTCATCAGCAGCGTCGCGATGTGCGCGCCGTCGACGTCTGCGTCGGTCATGATGACGATGCGTTCGTAGCGCAGCGTATCGGGCGTGCAGTCCTTGCGGGTGCCGCAGCCGAGCGCGAGCGTGAGGTCGGCGATTTCCTGGTTGGCGAAGATCTTCGCGCTGGTCGCCGAGGCGACGTTGAGGATCTTGCCGCGGATCGGGAGGATCGCCTGCGTCTTGCGATCACGCGCCTGTTTCGCCGACCCCCCTGCCGAATCGCCTTCGACGATGAACAGCTCGGTCCCCTCGGGCGAGTTGGCGGAGCAGTCGGTGAGCTTGCCCGGCAGGCGCAATTTGCGTGCAGAGGTGGCGGTCTTGCGCTTGACGTCGCGCTCCTGCTTGCGGCGCAGGCGCTCGTCCATCCGCTCCAGCACATAGTTCAGCAGCGCTTTGCCGCGATCCATGTTGTGGCTGAGGAAATGATCGAAATGATCGCGCACCGCCTTTTCGACGAGGCTGGCGGCCTCGGGGCTGGTCAGGCGATCCTTGGTCTGGCTCTGGAATTGCGGCTCGCGGATGAAGACCGACAGCATCAGCTCGCTGCCGACCATCACATCGTCCGCGCTGATATCCTTGGTCTTCTTGTTGCCGACGAGGTCGCCGAACGCGCGCAGGCCGCGGACCAGCGCCTGGCGCAGGCCCTGTTCGTGCGTGCCGCCATCGGGGGTCGGGATCGTGTTGCAGTACCAGCTGTACGAGCCGTCGCTCCACAACGGCCAGGCGACCGCCCATTCGACGCGGCCCTGCGTCTCGCCGTTCGCGCTGGGGAAATCCTGCGAGCCCGAGAAGAAATCGGAGGTCGCGCATTCGCGGCCGGCGATCTGGTCGCGCAGGTGATCGGCGAGGCCGCCGGGGAACTGGAAGACCGCCTGTGCGGGCGTGTCGTCACCGATCAGGTCGGACGTGCAGTGCCAGCGGATCTCGACGCCGGCAAAGAGATACGCCTTCGAGCGGACGAGCTTGTAGAGGCGCTGCGGCTTGAAGTTCAGTTCGGTGCCGAAAATCTCGGTATCGGGCGTGAACGCGACGCTGGTGCCGCGCCGGTTCGGCGTTGGCCCGAGATGCTCGATCGGTCCGAGCGTCAGGCCCTTGGCGAAGCGCTGGCGGTACAGTTGGCGATCCCGCGCGACCTCGACCACCGTGTCGGACGACAACGCGTTGACGACGCTGATGCCGACGCCGTGGAGGCCGCCCGACGTCGCATAAGCTTTCCCTGCAAACTTGCCGCCCGAATGGAGCGTCGAGAGGATCACCTCGAGCGCGGACTTGTCGGGAAATTTCGGATGCGGATCGACCGGGATGCCGCGGCCGTTGTCGACGATCGTCAGCCGGTTGTCCGCCTCCAGCGTGACTTCGATCCGCGTCGCGTGGCCAGCGACCGCCTCGTCCATCGCATTGTCGAGCACTTCGGCGGCGAGGTGATGCAGCGCGCGCTCGTCGGTGCCGCCGACATACATGCCGGGGCGGCGGCGTACCGGTTCGAGCCCTTCGAGGACCTCGATCGAGGACGCATCGTAGGTGTTTGCAGCGGTTTTCCCGCCAGACGCGCCCGGGGACGCGAACAGATCTTCAGCCATGCCGGGAGCGTAGCCGCTGGTAGCGGACAAAGCCACAGGCTCCGTTTGTTCTCCCTGTGATGCGAAAGCCACATTGATATAGATTGTTGGTTCCAGGGGATAATTTTCCGGCGACGGGCCGTTTATGAAAAACCTGTCATGAAGTTTCCGGGAGTGAATATGACTAAGACGATGATGGTGGCGCTCGCTGGCGCCGCTACGCTGGGGTTTGCTGCAATGCCGGTCTCGGCCCAGGAGATCACCGAAGACGCGCCGTTCAGCGGCATCTATGTGGGCGCGGCCGGTGGGTATGACGTGCAGCCCAACGATATCGGGTCGTCGATCCAGTTCGATCGCAACCTCGACGGCCGGTTTGGCGATGCGGTCACGACCGCGACGGGTGCCAACGCGTTCTCGCCGGGCTTCTGCAACGGCGCCGCGACCAGCAGCACCGCCCCTGCCGTCGGTGGCAGAGGCTGCCGCAACGACAAGAACAACACGGCCTATTACGCGCGCGTCGGCCTCGACCAGCAGATGGGCAACATCGTCGTCGGTGTCGTTGGCGAGTTCGGCAAGTCGAACATCCGCGACAGCGTCACCGCGTTCTCGACCACGCCCGCCTTCTATACGATGACCCGCGATCTTGCCTGGGAAGCCTCGATCCGCGGCCGTGCGGGCTATGCGGTCAACACGACGCTGTTCTACGGCACGTTCGGCGCGGGCTATGCGCGGATCAACCGCGATTTCTATTCGAGCAACACCGCCAACGCTTATGCGCAGAGCGGCAAGAAGAACCAGTTCGGCATCACCGGTGGCGGCGGCATCGAGCAGAAGCTCGCCAAGAACATCTCGGTCGGCCTGGAATATATGTTCCACCAGTATCAGGACGACGACGCCCGGGTCCTGGTGACGCGCGGCACGCAGCCCGCGACCAACCCGTTCGTGCTGGCACCGAACACGGCCGGGACGGCGTTCAAGCGGTCGGACGACAATTTCCGGTGGCACAGCGTCCGCGGCACGGTGGCGTTTAGGTTCTGAGGCGACGGGCGGCCTGCACCATGCTTGTGCAGGACTCGCCCAAGCCCGGCCGGCGCGGCTCGCCGCGGCCGACGACATGGGCTTTGCCCATGGCTAGCTGATACAGAGGCCGCTTCCCCACCAGGGGAAGGGGCCTCTTTCTTGTTTTCGGGAGGTCGATGCTGCGTCCTTAGGACAGCCGGCAGCTCCGTCGCTCGGGTACATCACGTGAGTGACAGACTGATTTTGCTGTCCCGCGAAGCTTGTTCTCCGGTGAAGGCGGGAGCCCAGTCTGGAACCCTGCCTTCGCGGGGAAACATGCTGGGGGCGGTCGGTATGGTCGTGGCTAGATGTTCTCACTGGGTTTGTTAAGCGCCGCCCGTGTCGCTCCGTATACCTCCCCGGCGAAGGCCGGGGCCCAATTGGGAAGGTCGATGTAACGAGGGGCGGCCCGTCGTTATTGCCGTTTCCCAATTGGGCCCCGGCCTTCGCCGGGGAGGGGCCTGGTTTGAGCGTGGCGGCGGGTTGAGACGCGCAAGCCAAAGCGCGCTGCCGGAACGAGCCCGGTACCCAGACGGGCAATCCAAACGGAAAAAGGCCGCTTCCCCGGGGGTGGGGAAGCGGCCTCTGTCTCAGGCTAGCCATGGGCAAAGCCCATGTCGTCGGACGCGGCGTTGCCGCGCCGGCCGGGCTTGGGCGAGTCCGTTGCCAATGTGGCAACGGCCGCCCGGCGCCTCACCTCGGCCGAGGCCCACCGAACGGCAGCGGCGGAGTCGGGCGACGGTCGCGGCGCGGGAGCTGCGCCTGATACGCGTGGCCGCAGTGATCGACGCAATACGGGAAGCCCGGATTCACGGCCTTGCCGCAGAAATGGAAGTCCGGCTCGCCGGGATGACCGAGCGGCCATTTGCAGATGCGGTCGTTGAGTTCGAGCAGGCTCGTCTTGTTCGCCATCTCGGCGGACGGCTTGGCGGGCACGAGGCGACGCGGCGGGGCGGGCGTGCTTGGCGGCTGTTGCTCGCCGGGCGCCTGGCGGAGGAATCCGCCTGGGCCGACCGAGCGCAGGATCGGCTGCGGTGCACGGACGGGCGCGGGCACGGCGGGTACCGCTTCATCCTCGTCCTCGTCTTCGTCCTCGTCGTCCTCCGGGTCTTCAGCAACCGGCTCGGGCTCGACCGGTGCTGCGGGCTTGGCCGCTGCGACGACGGGCGGTGCGACCGGTGCAGGCTTGGGGGCCGCGACCTCGACCGGCTCCGCTGCCGGTGCCGCAACCGGCTCGGGAGCCGCTGCTGCGACCGATGCCGAAGCCTCGGCTGCAGCCGCTGCCTTGGCCTCGGGATCGTTCGGCTTCACCGGCGACGGGCGCGCCTGCAGTTCGAGGCGGTGCGCCTTGCCGATGACGGCGTTGCGGCTGACGCCACCCAGTGCTTCGGCGATCTGGCTGGCGGTCTGGCCGGCCTCC from Sphingomonas sp. HMP9 encodes:
- a CDS encoding outer membrane protein translates to MTKTMMVALAGAATLGFAAMPVSAQEITEDAPFSGIYVGAAGGYDVQPNDIGSSIQFDRNLDGRFGDAVTTATGANAFSPGFCNGAATSSTAPAVGGRGCRNDKNNTAYYARVGLDQQMGNIVVGVVGEFGKSNIRDSVTAFSTTPAFYTMTRDLAWEASIRGRAGYAVNTTLFYGTFGAGYARINRDFYSSNTANAYAQSGKKNQFGITGGGGIEQKLAKNISVGLEYMFHQYQDDDARVLVTRGTQPATNPFVLAPNTAGTAFKRSDDNFRWHSVRGTVAFRF
- a CDS encoding GcrA family cell cycle regulator, whose translation is MSWTDERIATLKTMWEAGQTASQIAEALGGVSRNAVIGKAHRLELQARPSPVKPNDPEAKAAAAAEASASVAAAAPEPVAAPAAEPVEVAAPKPAPVAPPVVAAAKPAAPVEPEPVAEDPEDDEDEDEDEDEAVPAVPAPVRAPQPILRSVGPGGFLRQAPGEQQPPSTPAPPRRLVPAKPSAEMANKTSLLELNDRICKWPLGHPGEPDFHFCGKAVNPGFPYCVDHCGHAYQAQLPRRDRRPTPPLPFGGPRPR